A part of Melittangium boletus DSM 14713 genomic DNA contains:
- a CDS encoding antibiotic biosynthesis monooxygenase family protein encodes MTGRTRVMLFVQAPEGERSTIEELYRQISGVLEGTPGLVRNELLHSCAKATDFVVLSEWESLESFRAWERGPVHRGKTLESLRQYTTGAAFYEVLAAYGCSPSRE; translated from the coding sequence ATGACGGGACGGACCCGGGTGATGCTCTTCGTCCAGGCTCCGGAGGGAGAGCGCTCCACCATCGAGGAGCTCTACCGACAGATCAGCGGCGTCCTGGAAGGGACGCCGGGGCTCGTGCGCAACGAGCTGCTGCACTCCTGCGCCAAGGCCACGGATTTCGTGGTGCTGAGTGAGTGGGAAAGCCTGGAGTCCTTCCGTGCCTGGGAGCGGGGCCCCGTCCACCGCGGAAAGACGTTGGAGTCATTGCGCCAGTACACGACAGGGGCCGCGTTCTACGAAGTGCTCGCGGCGTACGGTTGTTCCCCCAGCCGCGAATGA
- a CDS encoding alpha/beta fold hydrolase, with protein MERFVEVTEGVSLWVESRGPEGAPAILLIMGANASGLAWPDALVDLLARDHRVIRYDHRDTGASTWAFDTKPYPLTRLAEDALVILDELEIDRAHVVGMSLGSLLVQWLLVAHPERLLSAAVFGAAALGGTPALADGTLQAPVDPELLEFWTHMFEPRDREAELAWRLENWRRLNGRAIPFDPEEFRKQEERIMAHAGRPDNPGAHARADYSALQRGAELVHVTVPTLVIATPEDPISPASNARHLAENLPRSTLVTIEGMGHAIPRAVVPRLADVLLRHVHVVDGMRE; from the coding sequence ATGGAACGCTTCGTCGAGGTCACCGAGGGAGTCTCGCTCTGGGTCGAATCACGAGGTCCGGAGGGAGCGCCCGCCATCCTGCTCATCATGGGCGCCAACGCGTCGGGACTGGCCTGGCCCGACGCGCTCGTGGATCTGCTGGCCCGGGACCACCGGGTCATCCGCTATGACCACCGGGACACCGGTGCCTCCACCTGGGCCTTCGACACGAAGCCCTACCCGCTGACGCGACTGGCCGAGGACGCCCTGGTCATTCTCGATGAGCTGGAGATCGACCGCGCGCACGTCGTGGGCATGTCGTTGGGAAGCCTGCTCGTCCAGTGGCTCCTGGTCGCCCACCCCGAGCGGCTGCTCAGCGCGGCGGTCTTTGGTGCCGCGGCCCTGGGGGGCACGCCCGCGCTCGCCGACGGCACGCTGCAAGCCCCCGTCGATCCGGAGCTGCTCGAGTTCTGGACGCACATGTTCGAGCCCCGCGACCGCGAGGCGGAGCTCGCGTGGCGGCTCGAGAACTGGCGCAGGCTCAACGGGCGGGCGATCCCCTTCGACCCCGAGGAGTTCCGGAAGCAGGAGGAGCGGATCATGGCCCACGCGGGCCGGCCCGACAATCCAGGCGCCCACGCACGGGCCGACTACTCGGCGCTGCAACGTGGGGCGGAGCTCGTCCACGTCACCGTGCCCACGCTCGTCATCGCCACGCCGGAGGATCCCATCAGCCCCGCCTCCAACGCGCGGCACCTGGCGGAGAACCTGCCGCGCTCGACCCTGGTGACGATCGAGGGCATGGGGCATGCGATTCCCCGCGCCGTCGTGCCCCGGCTCGCGGACGTCCTCCTGCGCCACGTGCACGTCGTGGATGGCATGCGCGAGTAG
- a CDS encoding glutathione S-transferase family protein: MSGEVVFYHNPQSRAQMAHWMLHEVGAPFRVVRIDFEKAEHKSPEFLAINPMGKLPTLVHDGTVVTETAAIIAYLADAFPQAGLAPPPGDKRRGTYYRWLFFGAGCFEPALLDTMFKRPPVERKGAIGYGSYEDTIGALKTMLAQGPYILGDQFSAADVYVGSEISWAMSFKAPGLDEPLFKDYIARITARPAYKRAAIADGRTDLK, from the coding sequence ATGAGTGGAGAAGTCGTTTTCTATCACAACCCCCAGTCGCGGGCGCAGATGGCCCACTGGATGCTCCACGAGGTGGGTGCGCCCTTCCGCGTCGTGCGCATCGACTTCGAGAAGGCGGAGCACAAGAGCCCGGAGTTCCTCGCCATCAACCCGATGGGCAAGCTGCCGACGCTCGTCCATGACGGCACCGTCGTCACCGAGACGGCCGCGATCATCGCGTACCTCGCCGATGCGTTCCCCCAGGCGGGCCTGGCGCCGCCGCCGGGTGACAAGCGCCGGGGCACCTATTACCGCTGGCTCTTCTTCGGAGCGGGCTGTTTCGAGCCCGCGCTCCTCGACACCATGTTCAAGCGCCCGCCCGTCGAGCGCAAGGGCGCCATCGGCTACGGCAGCTACGAGGACACGATTGGCGCGCTCAAGACGATGCTCGCCCAGGGACCCTACATCCTCGGGGACCAGTTCAGCGCGGCGGATGTCTACGTCGGCTCCGAGATCAGCTGGGCCATGTCGTTCAAGGCGCCGGGATTGGATGAGCCCCTCTTCAAGGACTACATCGCGCGGATCACGGCGCGCCCCGCCTACAAGCGGGCGGCGATCGCCGACGGCCGCACCGACCTGAAGTAG
- a CDS encoding NAD(P)-dependent oxidoreductase, whose product MKLALFGASGATGHLVLEQALARGHTVTALVRTPSKLTTTHERLKVIQGDVTDPAAVEKTIAGQEAVISTIGSGSNTKHVTLYSDSIRNIIDAMEKQKVERLLCISAGGAYPGKDPGAPFILNYIVKPFFLKDVFADMARMEDAVKHSKLSAWTIVRPPRLVDKPPKGHYRQEETYCIKGGNKIARGDVAEFLVGELDARKYIRQGVAVAY is encoded by the coding sequence ATGAAGCTCGCACTCTTTGGCGCCTCGGGCGCCACCGGGCACCTCGTCCTGGAGCAGGCGCTCGCACGAGGCCACACCGTCACCGCCCTGGTCCGGACCCCCTCCAAGCTGACCACGACCCATGAGCGGCTCAAGGTCATCCAAGGCGACGTGACCGATCCCGCCGCCGTGGAAAAGACCATCGCCGGGCAGGAAGCGGTGATCTCCACCATCGGCTCCGGCTCGAATACCAAGCACGTGACGCTCTATTCCGACAGCATCCGCAACATCATCGACGCGATGGAGAAGCAGAAGGTCGAGCGGTTGTTGTGCATCTCGGCGGGCGGCGCTTACCCAGGCAAGGATCCCGGCGCTCCCTTCATCCTCAACTACATCGTCAAACCGTTCTTCCTCAAGGATGTCTTCGCGGACATGGCCCGCATGGAGGATGCCGTCAAGCACAGCAAGCTGTCCGCCTGGACCATCGTCCGGCCCCCCCGGCTGGTGGACAAACCCCCGAAGGGTCACTACCGACAGGAAGAGACCTACTGCATCAAGGGTGGGAACAAGATCGCCCGGGGGGACGTCGCGGAGTTCCTCGTCGGGGAGTTGGATGCCCGGAAGTACATCCGTCAGGGCGTCGCGGTGGCGTACTAG
- a CDS encoding MBL fold metallo-hydrolase has protein sequence MRIHHLNGATLCPWGRKLVLGGGDNHLVCHCLLLETNAGLVLVDTALGLEDHHASSRQGVRDNMRSVRPIWDPAETMARQVERLGFRRDDVRHIVLTHLDLDHAGGLADFPKARVHVYATEHVAAMEKRSFLERMRYQDVQWAHGPDWKLYDSTRGERWFGFDCVRELEGLPPEILLVPLAGHTRGHCGVAVNRGDTWLLHAGDAYFFRGEMEESAHCPVSLRLYQSFLQMKGRERHENRKRLHELARTQAGKVRVFCAHDSKDWRELAAISSSGA, from the coding sequence ATGCGCATCCATCATCTGAATGGGGCAACGCTGTGTCCCTGGGGCCGGAAGCTGGTGCTTGGCGGCGGAGACAACCACCTGGTGTGCCACTGCCTGCTCCTCGAGACGAACGCGGGCCTGGTGCTGGTGGACACGGCCCTGGGGCTGGAGGACCACCACGCCTCCTCCCGCCAGGGCGTGCGCGACAACATGCGCTCGGTGCGGCCCATCTGGGACCCAGCGGAGACGATGGCGCGGCAGGTGGAGCGGCTGGGCTTCCGGCGGGACGACGTGCGGCACATCGTGCTCACGCACCTGGACCTGGACCATGCCGGGGGCCTGGCGGACTTCCCCAAGGCGCGGGTGCACGTGTACGCGACGGAGCACGTGGCGGCCATGGAGAAGCGCTCCTTCCTGGAGCGCATGCGCTACCAGGACGTGCAGTGGGCGCATGGCCCGGACTGGAAGCTGTACGACTCGACCCGGGGCGAGCGGTGGTTCGGCTTCGATTGCGTGCGCGAGCTGGAGGGCCTGCCGCCGGAAATCCTGCTGGTGCCGCTGGCCGGGCACACGCGCGGACACTGCGGGGTGGCGGTGAACCGGGGCGACACGTGGCTCCTGCACGCGGGGGACGCCTACTTCTTCCGCGGCGAGATGGAGGAGTCAGCCCACTGCCCCGTCTCCTTGCGGCTCTACCAGTCGTTCCTCCAGATGAAGGGACGCGAGCGGCACGAGAATCGGAAGCGGCTGCACGAACTCGCGCGCACCCAGGCGGGCAAGGTGCGGGTGTTCTGCGCCCATGATTCGAAGGACTGGCGCGAACTGGCCGCTATTTCTTCTTCGGGGGCGTAG
- a CDS encoding SDR family NAD(P)-dependent oxidoreductase gives MQLELKGRNALVTGGSRGIGRAITLALARQGVNVVACYRQRSEAVESLAREAQELGNITLVQADVCREEDVARLFETCRERFERLDIVVNNAGAISHIPLSDLTPAEWHRMLDTNLTSIYLVVREALPLLSEGASVINVGSSVATRGMAACAHYTASKAGIIGLTRSLCKELGPRGIRVNTLAPGIIETDMVSRLTPEQRKKYEAMAAVGRLGQPEDIAGAVLYLASDLSRFVSGITLEVNGGI, from the coding sequence ATGCAGCTTGAGTTGAAGGGCAGGAACGCGCTGGTCACCGGCGGTTCCCGAGGCATCGGCCGCGCCATCACGCTCGCGCTCGCGCGACAGGGCGTCAACGTGGTGGCCTGCTACCGCCAACGGAGCGAGGCGGTGGAGTCACTGGCCCGCGAGGCCCAGGAGCTCGGCAACATCACGCTCGTGCAGGCGGACGTGTGCCGGGAGGAGGACGTGGCGCGGCTGTTCGAGACCTGCCGCGAGCGCTTCGAGCGGTTGGACATCGTGGTGAACAACGCCGGGGCGATCAGCCACATCCCGCTCTCGGATCTCACCCCGGCGGAGTGGCACCGGATGCTGGACACCAACCTCACCTCCATCTACCTGGTGGTCCGTGAGGCACTGCCCCTGCTGTCGGAGGGCGCCTCGGTGATCAACGTCGGCTCGAGCGTCGCCACGCGGGGAATGGCGGCCTGCGCGCACTACACCGCCTCGAAGGCGGGAATCATTGGGTTGACCCGATCGCTGTGCAAGGAATTGGGGCCCCGGGGCATCCGGGTCAACACCCTGGCGCCGGGCATCATCGAGACGGACATGGTCTCCCGGCTGACACCCGAGCAACGCAAGAAGTACGAGGCCATGGCGGCGGTCGGCCGGCTCGGCCAGCCCGAGGACATCGCCGGCGCGGTGCTCTACCTCGCCAGCGACCTCTCCCGGTTCGTTTCTGGAATCACTCTCGAAGTCAATGGAGGCATCTGA
- a CDS encoding M15 family metallopeptidase, producing MLLFAGPVRAEEAPPRALACLSRWYAVRPVRVGDAWHAQVGAATFPWDDGRTKSFEEKLASPDLEDTFSQPYVSGPVRPVTRENEDPGRIRFDPLFLATYGDRPARVDVVEIVFLGQRLKVHRKVAPAFLRVAERLERALRDTPSLRPYLRSLGGTFSWRKIARTQRQSAHSYGVSLDLNVALSHYWDWARPREPVRWTNQIPPAIVEAFEAEGFIWGGRWYHYDTMHFEYRPELLDAACR from the coding sequence GTGCTCCTGTTCGCGGGTCCGGTCCGCGCCGAGGAGGCGCCTCCGCGCGCGTTGGCATGTCTGTCCCGGTGGTACGCCGTGCGGCCCGTGCGCGTGGGGGACGCGTGGCATGCGCAGGTGGGGGCGGCCACCTTTCCCTGGGACGATGGCCGGACGAAGTCCTTCGAGGAGAAGCTGGCCTCGCCGGACCTGGAGGACACCTTCTCCCAGCCGTATGTCTCCGGCCCCGTGCGCCCGGTGACTCGGGAGAACGAGGACCCTGGCCGCATCCGCTTCGATCCGCTCTTCCTCGCCACCTACGGGGACCGCCCGGCCCGCGTGGACGTGGTGGAGATCGTCTTCCTGGGACAGCGCTTGAAGGTCCACCGCAAGGTGGCCCCCGCCTTCCTGCGCGTGGCGGAGCGGTTGGAGCGGGCCCTGCGCGACACTCCCTCCCTGCGTCCGTACCTGCGTTCCCTGGGGGGCACCTTCTCGTGGCGGAAGATCGCCCGCACGCAACGCCAGAGCGCGCATTCCTATGGGGTGTCACTCGACCTGAACGTGGCCCTTTCCCACTACTGGGACTGGGCCCGCCCCCGCGAGCCGGTGCGGTGGACGAACCAGATTCCCCCGGCCATCGTGGAGGCCTTCGAGGCCGAGGGGTTCATCTGGGGCGGGCGCTGGTACCACTACGACACGATGCACTTCGAGTACCGGCCCGAACTCCTGGATGCCGCGTGCCGGTAG
- a CDS encoding antibiotic biosynthesis monooxygenase family protein has product MDDKVFRVELTMDVQPGNEKEFERVWLEVGKTVAAHPDNISQWLSASRESPGRYVIVSDWPDEETFRRFEQSWEHAAHLDKLRTVRARGSMETMTVLHHLPGARES; this is encoded by the coding sequence ATGGACGACAAGGTTTTCCGGGTGGAGCTCACGATGGACGTCCAACCCGGCAATGAGAAGGAGTTCGAGCGCGTCTGGCTGGAAGTGGGCAAGACGGTGGCGGCGCATCCCGACAACATCTCCCAGTGGCTGTCCGCCAGCCGCGAGTCTCCGGGCAGGTACGTCATCGTCAGCGACTGGCCCGACGAGGAGACCTTCCGCCGGTTCGAGCAGAGCTGGGAGCATGCCGCGCACCTCGACAAGCTCCGGACGGTGCGCGCCAGGGGAAGCATGGAGACCATGACGGTGCTGCACCACCTCCCCGGAGCGCGAGAATCATGA
- a CDS encoding Kelch repeat-containing protein, which produces MHKTLRLSLLLAGALPLASGCGAPVEPSDAANGTSMASRSEGLGTTAATWTINAPMKASRSDHTLTVLNSGLVLVEGGIQGGTRLRSAELYDPYTDTWTVTGAPNEARVNARATRLASGKVLVVGGSNSTTSGSPTAELYDPDTGTWSYTGSLNTGRSSFTLTLLDSGKVLVTGGMAHGGTFTSTAEVYDPDTGTWSYTGPKAIVGFFQAATKLYSGEVLVTGSVSPARNAEIYNPSTNSWRTATNVPGPHAFHSTIRLYSGQVLLTGGGNGQGDTAETYLYDPFNDQWTRGPDMKQARGQDHALILLYSGQVMAASGDSAEIYDPTTNTWTLSTSGKPGLHARRTGLLHTGQVLFAGSETTRYTP; this is translated from the coding sequence ATGCACAAGACGTTGCGGTTATCACTGCTGCTCGCTGGCGCCCTTCCCCTCGCCAGCGGTTGTGGAGCACCGGTGGAGCCCTCGGATGCCGCGAACGGCACCTCCATGGCCTCGCGGTCCGAGGGTCTGGGCACGACGGCGGCCACCTGGACGATCAACGCGCCCATGAAGGCGTCGCGCTCGGATCACACCCTCACGGTACTCAACTCGGGTCTGGTGCTGGTGGAGGGCGGCATCCAAGGCGGGACCCGCTTGCGAAGCGCGGAGCTGTACGACCCCTACACGGACACCTGGACCGTCACGGGCGCACCCAACGAGGCGCGGGTCAACGCGCGCGCGACCCGGCTCGCCTCGGGGAAGGTGCTGGTGGTCGGCGGCTCCAACAGCACCACGTCCGGCAGCCCGACCGCGGAGCTGTATGACCCGGACACGGGCACCTGGAGCTATACGGGCTCGCTCAACACGGGCCGCTCCTCGTTCACGCTCACCCTGCTGGACTCCGGCAAGGTGCTGGTCACCGGCGGCATGGCGCACGGAGGCACCTTCACCTCCACCGCGGAGGTGTATGACCCCGACACCGGCACCTGGAGCTACACGGGGCCCAAGGCCATCGTCGGCTTCTTCCAGGCGGCGACGAAGCTCTACTCGGGGGAAGTGCTGGTGACCGGCAGCGTCTCCCCGGCTCGCAACGCGGAAATCTACAACCCCAGCACCAACAGTTGGCGGACCGCGACGAATGTCCCGGGCCCCCACGCCTTCCACTCCACGATACGGCTGTACTCGGGTCAGGTGCTGCTGACGGGCGGCGGCAATGGCCAGGGCGACACCGCGGAGACGTACCTGTACGACCCCTTCAACGACCAGTGGACGCGCGGTCCCGACATGAAGCAGGCGCGGGGACAGGATCACGCCTTGATCCTGCTCTACTCGGGCCAGGTGATGGCCGCGAGCGGAGACTCCGCCGAAATCTACGATCCCACCACCAACACCTGGACGCTCTCGACCAGTGGGAAGCCGGGACTCCACGCCCGGAGGACCGGCCTGCTGCACACCGGCCAGGTCCTGTTCGCGGGCTCGGAGACCACGCGCTACACGCCCTGA